A stretch of Eleutherodactylus coqui strain aEleCoq1 chromosome 9, aEleCoq1.hap1, whole genome shotgun sequence DNA encodes these proteins:
- the DSEL gene encoding dermatan-sulfate epimerase-like protein, with protein sequence MASTVLGHSVLAMFFIFLFSVGCSNYTEDWMALKADITPYNQLFSVNTSFKQKNNPSHPRLYFDSADVQGLRLKSHTTHLHLFRAIRTAVNKMLANPSYFLPPLKHADFAAKWNEIYGNNLPPLALYCLLFPDDKTAFTFALEYMDRMVSYKNWLVQNAPGDEVPLAHSLTGFATAFDFLYRFLDSDRRQKYLEKIQTVSDEMYEYSKVRAWGKQFLHNHQTTNMLALLIGAIVVEEHKAKQANIWKQTVVDAMEKTMFLLNHVVDGSLDEGVAYGSYTAKSITQYVFLAKRHFGMNHFDNNWLRMHFWFYYSTLLPGYQRTVGIADSNYNWFYGPESQLVFLDTFILKNGAGNWLASQIRQHRPKDGPMVQSTAQRWSTLHTEYLWYNPELTSHPPVDHGTPRMHVFPNWGVVTYGAGLPNIQTNTFLSFKSGKLGGRAVYDIVHFQPYSWIDGWRSFNPGHEHPDQNSFTFAPNGQVFVSEALYGPKLSHLNNILVFAPSPTSQCNKPWEGQLGECSQWLKWTTNQSGDAAGEVITASQQGETMFLSGEAVSAYSSSMRLKSVYRCLLLLNHQTLLVVDHIEKHEDSPLSLVSAFFHNLDIDFKYVPFKFLNKFNGAMMDIWDAHYKMIWIDQNGNSPVGRIQEAEQTAEFKKRWTQFVNVTFQLNQKISRIAYVFNGPYVNVSNLKFLDNSKYGVKISLKVNNTENIVYIVTDYNDLEVRFNFLGFGGYAKLEDPNRIIRFGLGTEQITKTSKLIGMNVFHFGLKINLMIGLILCASLGILAFHWRFYIPFGKLMRWILVLIIALWVFELIDVWTECTQPICSKWSSEGIDTEGIKKSEVHSDLPTVVITSLPGSGADILKQLFFNSSDFVYIKIPTVYIDIPEAEYKIDSFVDPCEWTSSDVVDGHFQLIQGWLQSLLQNTKLHLQNIDLHEPLKPKLFHHLAISKDKKRRYKRRDPFSEQKTRYKGYYDRDADYVRQLRKHLTLFPKAQPVLSLSSGSWTLRLPFIEKIIGSPLRALFIVRDPRSWIYSMLYKSSPSLFSLRNVDQRLSTMFKDEEKQKCRSNAGYAPEYDSLKEELTNPKSNALTKLSHVWLANTAAAIRINNDLQSKSYLLIKFEDIVNFPEETTQKIYSFFGIPLSPASLNQIMFASYTNLFYLPHEGEISSANINTWKLNMPREDIALIEEICWTQMDKLGYARFRD encoded by the coding sequence ATGGCTTCAACTGTTTTAGGACACTCTGTTTTagcaatgttttttatttttctgttttctgTCGGTTGTAGCAATTATACTGAAGACTGGATGGCACTGAAAGCAGATATCACTCCGTATAACCAATTATTTAGTGTTAATACTAGTTTCAAGCAGAAAAACAATCCTTCACATCCAAGACTATATTTTGATAGTGCAGATGTTCAAGGGTTGAGGCTGAAGTCCCACACCACTCATTTACATTTATTTAGAGCAATTAGAACTGCAGTCAACAAGATGCTGGCTAATCCATCTTACTTCTTGCCCCCTCTAAAGCATGCTGACTTTGCAGCTAAATGGAATGAGATTTATGGAAATAATTTGCCACCATTGGCTTTGTATTGCCTGTTGTTTCCAGATGATAAAACAGCATTCACTTTTGCACTGGAATATATGGACAGAATGGTCAGTTACAAAAACTGGCTAGTTCAAAATGCACCTGGTGACGAGGTACCGCTTGCACACTCGTTGACAGGATTTGCCACAGCGTTTGACTTTTTATACCGTTTTCTTGACAGTGATAGAAGACAAAAGTATTTAGAAAAAATTCAAACCGTTAGTGATGAAATGTATGAATATTCCAAAGTTCGTGCTTGGGGGAAACAATTTCTCCACAACCACCAAACTACTAATATGCTAGCGCTGCTCATAGGAGCAATAGTTGTGGAAGAGCACAAAGCAAAGCAAGCTAATATATGGAAACAAACAGTTGTGGATGCAATGGAAAAAACAATGTTCCTTCTGAATCATGTTGTGGATGGATCTCTTGATGAAGGCGTTGCATATGGTAGCTATACAGCAAAATCAATTACACAATATGTTTTCTTAGCAAAACGCCATTTTGGTATGAATCATTTTGACAACAACTGGCTGAGAATGCACTTCTGGTTTTACTATTCTACTTTGTTGCCAGGTTATCAAAGAACAGTAGGAATAGCAGATTCTAATTACAATTGGTTTTATGGACCAGAAAGCCAGTTGGTATTTCTTGATACATTCATTTTGAAGAATGGAGCTGGAAATTGGTTGGCCAGCCAGATCAGACAACATAGACCAAAAGATGGACCTATGGTACAATCTACAGCACAAAGGTGGAGCACACTTCACACAGAATATTTGTGGTATAATCCTGAACTTACTTCTCATCCACCAGTTGATCATGGCACACCAAGAATGCACGTGTTTCCTAACTGGGGAGTCGTAACATATGGTGCTGGCTTGCCTAATATTCAAACTAATACATTTCTTTCATTTAAGTCTGGAAAGCTTGGTGGTCGAGCAGTCTATGATATTGTTCACTTTCAACCATATTcctggatagatggatggagaaGTTTCAATCCTGGTCATGAACATCCGGATCAAAATTCTTTCACGTTTGCTCCTAATGGACAAGTGTTTGTTTCAGAGGCTCTCTATGGACCAAAACTAAGTCATTTAAATAATATTTTAGTTTTTGCTCCTTCTCCTACAAGTCAGTGCAATAAACCCTGGGAAGGTCAACTTGGTGAATGTTCACAATGGCTAAAATGGACAACAAATCAATCTGGAGATGCAGCTGGTGAGGTGATCACAGCAAGTCAACAAGGGGAGACAATGTTTTTGAGTGGTGAAGCTGTCTCTGCCTACTCGTCTTCCATGAGATTAAAAAGTGTCTACCGTTGCTTGCTGCTTTTAAATCACCAGACACTGCTTGTAGTTGATCATATTGAAAAGCATGAAGATTCTCCACTGTCTCTAGTTAGTGCCTTTTTTCATAATCTAGATATTGATTTTAAGTATGTCCCATTTAAGTTTCTTAATAAATTTAATGGTGCTATGATGGATATATGGGATGCACATTACAAAATGATTTGGATAGACCAAAATGGTAATAGTCCAGTAGGTAGAATTCAGGAAGCTGAGCAAACAGCAGAATTCAAAAAGCGCTGGACACAATTTGTAAATGTTACCTTTCAGTTAAACCAAAAAATATCAAGGATTGCTTATGTATTTAATGGACCATATGTTAATGTGTCAAATCTGAAATTCCTAGACAATAGCAAGTATGGTGTTAAAATATCTCTTAAAGTTAATAATACAGAAAATATAGTGTATATAGTAACAGACTATAATGATCTTGAGGTCAGATTCAATTTTCTTGGCTTTGGGGGTTATGCAAAGTTAGAAGATCCGAATAGAATAATTCGATTTGGCTTGGGCACTGAACAAATTACCAAAACAAGCAAATTAATTGGTATGAATGTATTTCACTTTGGGCTAAAAATCAATTTGATGATTGGCTTAATATTGTGTGCCAGCTTGGGAATATTAGCATTTCATTGGAGATTCTATATTCCTTTTGGTAAGTTGATGCGTTGGATCCTAGTATTGATTATAGCACTGTGGGTTTTTGAATTAATAGATGTATGGACAGAATGTACTCAACCTATTTGTTCAAAGTGGAGTAGTGAGGGAATAGATACAGAGGGCATTAAGAAAAGTGAAGTTCATTCTGATCTGCCTACTGTAGTAATTACATCTCTACCAGGTTCTGGTGCTGACATTTTAAAGCAACTTTTTTTCAACAGTTCCGATTTTGTTTATATTAAGATTCCTACGGTCTACATTGACATTCCAGAAGCAGAATACAAAATTGATTCATTTGTGGATCCATGTGAATGGACCAGCTCTGATGTTGTGGATGGACACTTTCAACTTATTCAGGGTTGGCTTCAATCGCTGCTTCAGAACACAAAACTTCATTTACAGAATATTGATTTACATGAACCCTTAAAACCTAAGCTTTTTCACCACTTAGCAATTAGCAAGGATAAAAAAAGACGATATAAGAGAAGAGATCCATTTTCTGAGCAAAAAACTAGATACAAAGGATATTATGACAGAGATGCTGATTATGTTAGGCAGCTTCGCAAACATCTGACATTGTTCCCCAAAGCTCAGCCAGTACTTAGTTTAAGCAGTGGGAGCTGGACTTTAAGGCTTCCATTCATTGAAAAAATTATTGGATCTCCACTAAGGGCATTATTTATTGTACGAGACCCACGTTCTTGGATTTATTCAATGTTGTATAAAAGCAGTCCGAGCCTGTTCTCCTTAAGAAATGTTGACCAACGTTTATCAACAATGTTCAAAGATGAAGAAAAGCAGAAATGTAGATCAAATGCTGGTTATGCTCCTGAATATGACTCATTAAAAGAAGAGCTTACTAATCCTAAATCAAATGCTCTGACGAAACTTTCACATGTATGGCTTGCCAATACTGCAGCAGCTATTAGAATTAATAATGATTTACAATCAAAAAGTTACCTTTTGATTAAATTTGAGGACATTGTAAACTTCCCTGAAGAAACGActcaaaaaatatatagtttttttggcaTTCCTCTTTCTCCTGCAAGTTTAAATCAAATAATGTTTGCAAGTTACACTAACTTATTTTATCTTCCTCATGAAGGAGAAATTTCATCTGCAAATATAAACACATGGAAGTTAAATATGCCTAGAGAAGATATTGCATTGATTGAGGAAATATGCTGGACCCAAATGGATAAACTTGGATATGCAAGATTTAGAGACTAA